ATCTTATTTTTTATATGTATTGTTTACATAAATTTTATTCTATTTGAGTATAGAAGTCTTAGTTGTAGATTTTGTACGAAAATGACATGTTTTGGTCGAGAGTTGTTGCTTCGTTCATGCATCGGCCAGCCACATCCTCTcaaaaagaaacaaaagtacTCTCAAATTATTTCTTCTTGGTGTCAAGTAAGACACACAAAGTCACGAAGCAACATTGTCATGTTAGTTTACATTTCTTTCAAATCTATATTATATATAGGATTAGATCATGAACACATTATAAAGAAGTTGCAATGTTCATCTTAATTCATAAGCTAACTGTATAATAATGATAATGATTGCACATACATGATAGCAACTCAACATGGGTAGGTAGATATGTGTGATTTACAAGGATCTTAGAGTTACAGAGTTATTTATAAGGAGATATTGGTTGAAAATGAAGTAAGTTCCATGTCATGATAGTTTAAAGGAAATGCTAGATCTCGAGATACATAGTTAGATCAAGAATGTGATGAGAACGTTGTAATTCTAACTTATAATTCATATAACTACcttataataatgctaatgattgcacatgaagtacatgctagtaactaaatagagcaaCTTTCCTTTTCTTTGAGAACAATGGAGTAAGTAACTATGAGTaacttacaagaatcatagagttACACACAATCATTTATGAGAGGATATTGGTTAAACATTTGGTTGGATGTACCTATCCAGTAAAcctagacggagggagtatgacagTAATAATACATTCATACTACAGGTGTGTAGTACAATCTTAAGCTCGTAAATGAAGTAAATAGCTATGAGTTACTTGCAAGAATCTTAGAATTATATACAATCATTTATGAGAAGATACTGGTTAAAAGTTTGGTTGGATGAATCTGTCCAATAAACCCGTACAGGAGTAGTAAGATAGTAGTAGTACAATCTGGAGCTAATAAATGTCATATATAGCTATGAGTGATTTGCAAAAATCTTTGCATTACACACAATAATTTATGACAAGATTTTTGGTTAAATATTCGGTTGGATGAACCTGTCCAATAAATCCGGACGAAGAGTGAACGAGAGTAGTAGTACACTTATGTGTAGTACAACAATCTTGAGCTAATAAATGGGGTACTTAGCTATGAGTGATTTGCAAAAATCTTTGCATTACACACAATCATTTATGAGAAGATTTTTGTTAAACAATCGGTTGGAAGAACCCGTCCAATAAACCCGAACGGAGAGTGTACGACGGTAGTAGTACACTCGTACTACGCAGATGTGTAGTACAATAACCTTGAGCTAATAATTATTTGTATGCCTCCAAAGAAAGAAAGTCAAAcgtacatccatccatccattctCCAAGGGCAACACCATAAATGCCACTTCTCCCAAGGGGCCAACGCGCAAGATTTCCCCGAGTAGAAACGCTCGTTCTGAACCTTCCTCGTGCCTTCCACCACCCGCGCGGCCCCTCACTGATGTGTGGGACCAACCGCGTGCCCCCTCGCTGACGTGTGGGACCAACCGCGTGCCCCCTCGCACCTTCACATGGCCATCGCGTATATAGGGACTGGCCTCACCCCACTTGTCAATCCACACCTACTACCCCGATTCATTAAAAATTCTTCCCACTTACCAATTCCGGCGAGGCACCTCCCCCCGACGACAACTGCGGCGTGGTATCAGCGGCCACCATGTGCGGTGGAGCGTCCCTTGAGGATGCCAAGGTTCCGGTTGTGGCGCGGAAGGTGACTGGGGCGACGCTATGGACCGAGAAGAAGAAGCCCCggcagggcggcggcgggggccggcGCTTCACGGGGCTTGGTGGGTGCAGGGGACTTGGTCGGGATGACAACGAGGAGGACTTCGAGGCTGACTTTCAAGAGTTCAAGGCCTACTCCGGGGACTCCGACCTGGAGCTCAGGCGCAGTAGAGTGGATgagaaggatgacgacgacgaggtcgTTGAGATCAAGCCCTTCGCTGTCGTCAAGAGGCCCCTCTCCCAAGGTATCAGATCTGGATCGCTTGAACTAGTTTTTAATCTACATATTGTTACCTTTAGCGATTGAATGTTGTAAAGATTCTGTTATTGGTTCGGAAACGGATTGATCGTTCGAATGGTAGGAAGAGAAATTCTGGGCGGTGTTACTCTTGTTTGAGATCAAGCCCTTCGCTGCCGTTGGAAGGCTATGTTTGGGCGGTGTTACTCTTGTTTGATTAGAGATCCTGGATTGGATGTGCCATCATGAAGTAATTTGATTGAAGGGTTAGGATATTTTTTTTCCATTTGTCTGATGTGTTCGGTAGATAGACTGTTTTTGACAATGTCCCTCTCTTTTAGAGAAGCAATTTTGGTTGTTTGGTTGTCGATCTTGTGATTTATACTTTTTGTGACCTTCAATGGTGATTCATAAGCTTACCGCTTAGTCAAAAGGGGTAGAAAATCCAGAGAAAGGCCGAATTTCTCGGTTTTGGTTAGAGGCCTTGGCCTCTTAAATTGTTTCCTTGTTAGATGGttgtaggtgtgtgtgtgtgaagatTTTTCTAGACTTAGTTCATTTATCAGTCTAAATGATTATTGTGCTAATCATTGAATCTGACTGAAAAAAATATTATTGATTCTGCATCGTCTATGATGCCATTTGTGATTAATAATTGTAGAATGATGTGAAATGTCTATAACATGAAGTCTTTTATCAGGACCCTGGATTTTCTTATTTATAAAGTCatgattttatttattttgtttcattTGTGTTGTGGTTGACTAATGCTTTCACCCCAACTTGACACATCATGGTTCAGTGTTCATTACCATCATcatattttacatatataaattcATGTCCATGATGAAATTATTTACATTTGGTGGGAGAAGTTTGTGCTTAGCATTGACACTCATCTTCCAATTCAGATGGCTTAAGCACCATGACTACTGCTGGTTTTGATGGTCCTTCAGCAAAAAGGAAGAGAAAGAACCAATTCAGGGGTATCCGTCAGCGCCCCTGGGGTAAGTGGGCTGCTGAAATCAGAGATCCTAGCAAGGGTGTTCGTGTCTGGCTTGGTACTTTCAACAGTGCTGAAGCTGCTGCAAGAGCTTATGATGTTGAAGCACGCAGGATCCGTGGCAAGAAAGCCAAGGTTAACTTTCCAGAGGAACCAGCAACTCCTCAAAAGCGTCGTGCTCGCCCTGCTCCTCCTAAAGCACCCAAGCCAAGCGCAACACAGGAACCTGCAGTCAACAACCTTGCCAACCCAAGTGCTTTCGTCTACCCATCTGCTGACTTTGCATCAAACCAGCCACTTGCTCTGCCTTACAACATGTCATTTGTTCCTGCAATGAACTCTGCTGCCCCTGTTGAAGCCTCTGTTATGAATCTGTACTCTGACCAGGGAAGCAACTCCGTTGGCTTCTCTGACCTGGTCTGGGATTTTGACACCAAGACTCCAGATATATCACCCATTGCTCCCATTTCTACCACTGCTGAAGGAGCGGAATCTGCACTTGTTCAGAGTGACGCCTACAACCCAGTGGTGATTGCTGAAGTACCTGAATCTGTACTTGTCCAGAGTAACACCTACAACTCAGTGGTGCCTCCTGTTATGGAGAACAATGATGCCGATTCCGAGCCTTggatgaagtttctttcggatgatGGCATGGACGAGTCGATTGACAGCCTTCTGAACTTTGGTGTGCCTCAGGATGTCATTGGCAACATGGACCTTTGGAGCTTCGATGACATGCCCATCTGTGGAGAATTATGCTGAGTGATCCAAATCCTTTATATAGAGATAAAGGGTAAGCGTTTGCGCATTGCATGTTCAGTCTGAGGTTGACAGTATTTTCATCACTCTGAACTTTGTGTTGCGTGTTTCAGGAATAAGAGTATGGGAGATTGGGAAGCACCCTGTTGTCACCTTCGGCTAGCAAATGATTATGTCCAAGCTTAGATGCAAAAAAGTCGCATCTTGAGTCTCCTTTGTAATCGACCCTTTCCCTAGTTGACTGTCTCTGTGTGGCAGCCATTTATGATGAACCGTTATCTTTATCATTTGTAACTTTTATGTCAGTCGCTACCATTTCTGAATGTGAACAGCATGGATTTGTGTCCAGTTTGCTTTAATCTGTGCACTTGATCGTTTTTTCCTTTAGTTCTTCCTGTTTAATTGGTGATAGAAGTAACCTATATATCTTCTGAATTTGGTAAGTTTATGGTTGTTTGCATCATATTAATGCAGGGGTTGGACATTTCAACTTCTTTTTTGAAAGAGAGTGTGTTAGGCCAAACTTTCCTCTATATTGTACCTCTTCACTTCAAGACCAGGCAAAAATATACCAGATCTATTAATCTTTGATACTAGATGCGTGATCATATGGAGTCGTTCTTTCTACATGTAGTTCTCCTCACCAATATAGTTCTTAGATAAACATTTAGTGCGCCTAATGCATGAGTTGAGGGATTTGTTCCATTTCAGTGCATTCTTATAGAAATGTTCCTTGATTTGATTTGACGTCGGCATAAGTATGTTAGTAGTAATCTTGATTAGAGGGTCAACTAGTTGTGTGGATGTACACGGCGTGGAAAACTGCAAAGTCTGAGACCATAGTCCAGTAGGTTTGCTAGTTTTCGTTAGTATAGGAATTAGTGTTCGTGTAGGATTAGTACTTGCTAGAATCAAACGTGCGCTTCGCTGTGCCGTTTTCAATTGTTATGTCATATTTCCGGTTATAATCATCAAAGAAGGAATTCTTTAATCAAAACTTAGGATGCGGTCAAATGTTTTAAGTTGAAAAGATATATTAGCTAGGTTTTAAGTTGTCAACAAAAATGGAAAGGAAAGACAACAGTGTAGGATCTAGTAACGGAACCAGAAAGCTGGCCTTCTGGAAATAGTGATTAGAATAAAGATGATCTTGAATAAGATAGCCAGTAAAGAGACCAAAATATGCAAACAAGTTTGTTACCTGAATCAATAGATCTTCAGTGAGAGGAGTGAAGCCAACTGTTATTGTCGACCTCCTGACAAATTCAAAAGATCTAGTAAGTGTGACATGACCATCAACTAACTTACATCTCAAGCAAGCTTGATTCCTATAGAGCATTCATCAAAGCATGATGTCGCAATTCATGACAAAttagtctttcaaaaccaaaagGACAGTGGTGATGTCTTGCACAACGCACATAGTTTCAGACACGCTATGGAAGTATATAGATAAAAGAAGGATTATAGTTCCAAAAAGTAGAGGTTTTAGTACTTCCAATCATATAAAGCTTGGACATCAATCTTTCCCAAGTCAGAGAAGGCGCGTCTACAAATTAAGAGTATTTTTGTATCAACCTGCAATTTTTTTTAATATGCATCTAAAAGTAGAGTGCTTGCATATGCGCCACTCATCATTGTAATGGAAGGTGTTTATTGCAAATTTAAACTATATTTAGTACCTAGGGCCAACTCTTTGTGAAACAAGGGCATCGATCAATGATGCTCAGTTGGCTGTGTCCCTCAAGCAATGAACACATATAGAATGAAGACTGAAAGTCAGAGCACCatgaaataatttagaacttttcgTGCTAGAATGCTGAAAGGTTATTGGTCTAGGTCTATGTAGCAGATTTCAGCAGCCAATGCTAATCAGAAGTTCTAAAAAAATTACCTTGACATAACCATGGGATATGATATCTCAACTTATTTTTCTTGGCAGACTGATCACCTAACAATGCAAATGTGAAATTGTTCTTGTTTAGAAACAAAACGACATAATTTGATGCATGGGAGTTCAGAATCCAGGAAGCAGACAAATATGTCAGATTAGTCACGCTTGCACATAAAACTCTTACTCTTCTAAACAGCATGTGCACTTACAGTTCCTTCGAATATCTTTGACAATGCTTGCTGGACACCCTCTCCTGAGGCATTCTCTAGTCCTCCTGCCATCCAACCTGAATGTACCAATGGGTCCTATTAGTGCACGTAGAATGAGCAGAGTAAACTGCAAGTAACCCAAACAAGTGTTGCCATTTTGCAACCTGGGAAAGCAGAGTAAACCACTACCAAGTAATACTACATACATAACCCTATTTTCCTGGAAAAGCAGAGTAAACCACTTCAAAGTAATACTACATACATTACTCTTTAGTTCCCATCAGTAAGCGACATTAAGCAAGAAATGCAGCATATTGGAATATTAGATTTCTCGTAATCTTGTAATGAATACTATTTATGCCAGACCTAACCACCCTTCTATGAACAGTAAAAGATGTAGTGAACACTTACAGTGAATGTATATGCGAAATTTTGCTCACTGATCTTCTCTGAACGACCACCTGTATGCCTAAATCCTAGAAATACAGGAATTGCTTGCAGCTACCATCACAACATTGCAAATACCTTGGAAGTCAATGGAATTAACTTTATTTTTTAAACAGTTGGAAAGGTAGGGCATCATTATATTTCAAAAAAGAACTACATGAGCAAATTGAAGATTTATTTCAAATGCATAATGTCTTTCAAAAGCACGTCTGCACCGGCTGTCCACATTTCTTGTCCCGGAACTTATAGGAGCATCTTCACGAAATGAACTGACACAATTAGCAAAAGAATTACTGTATGTTGATGCTAGAACTTCAAATAAATGTAGCATTGTCCAGCATACATGATAGCTTTTTATCGACATTACAATCAAACACAGTTGTAAGCATGACTTCCCTACATGATTTAGAGATCGTACAAAACCATTCGTCCAGCATGGTAAGGCCACTAAACtatcaaaataaaaaaacaactaAACTGCATGTATATCTCATAAGAAGTTCATTAATACACTATTAAACAACATGTGCACACATCTAATCTGTGATTTCCCTAGTTGCATTTAGTACCAAAGAGCTACATTTAGATTTTTCATGGAGTGGATCTGAATAGCATAATCTATACTGCTATGTAATACCTACTCTTGACCTGCAAAAAATTTCAAGGGCAAAAAACAATGTCCTCGAGTGATGTATACCAAGCTGAGCATATAACTTAATTTACTGAAACAACACAGCGAAAATATGATAGCAGAGTCCAACAATTGTAAAATTCAAACTGATGTGCATGTAAAAGTTATTCATATTCACAGTAGTTATTCTGGGATATGCAAAGTCATTTGCCTTCATTTTAATCTTTGACCTTCCCTACCTTATATCTGTAACGTGTGTATATCTTCTCTATTAGATCCTTGTTTGTGAACTTATAAATGATCTTATTTCTGAAACTTGTTGCCACTCCCTTCCCTCCAGAGGAGAAGACGGACAGCAAGGCACACACGGTGCGAGATGGCGAAGGGGACGACCAGGGCCCACTAACAGTGACAGAAGACTAGTCTACGATTAGGAAGCGTGTGAGTGACGATGGGGCTCAGAGCGGCCAGGCTATATGTGTGTGTGCATGGCTACAGAGTGGAGTCAGCCTTGTAGAAGAATTATTTCGAATCTCTCTATAATCCCCTCTCTTCCAGCTCTCAcctactctttcttcttcctcaagCTCATCTGAATTCTCTTGATCCCCGCTCCTGTCAGGCTTCGCTTACTGATGAGAAGAAGAACAGGGGAATTCCGCTCGAACTAGCCACTTTACTCACTGATTTAAGGCCGAAGGCCGAGTTATATTACAAAACCAGCCAGGAACACTGGCGGCgcacaagggggaaaccctagaaaaGATAAAAGATGCCCTACACGAGCTCGATCATGGCTTTATATAGCCTtacagagaggagaggagaagtaaagcagaaagaagaaagaagaggagggcgATCGTGCCGGAAGCGCGACAGTGACACTCGAGGCTACTATCACCGCACGATCTAAGATCAACGGCTGCCGAGGCTTCACTTAAAGCGAATCGGTACGATGGCCTGTCATGCGTCGGATCCTGGATGGACGGCTTCTGTTGCTTCCCGCCAATCTTCTTGTTTGAAACAGCGCTGATCATCGCTGGTAGTCCTTGGGTCCTGACAATTCCCCCCGAGAAACACCAGACCTGTCCTCAGGGCTGGAATGCTGGAAAGACTTTTTGTATGAAGGAGACATCCTCCCAAGTAGCATCTTTCTCCTCCAAATTAGTCCATTTGATGAGCCACCTCACCACTGGGATTTGAATATCCCCTTGCACTCTTGGGATCAGTTTTCTCTCCAGTAGTTTTTCAGGTTCCAGCAGGATTGTTCCATCAGTGTGTAGTAGTGGCAGGTTGGGGTTTGGGATTGCTTGAGGTCCAAGGTGCTTTTTGAGTTGACTGACATGGAAAGTAGGGTGTAGTTTGCAGTGCTCAGGTAATAACAACTTGTAAGCTACAGGTCCAACTTTTTGGATGATTCTGAAGGGCCCATAGTACTTAGAGTGCAACTTGAGGCATCTGTGCAAGCTAAGTGTTGTATGTCTGTAGGGTTGCAATTTTAAGTATACCATGTCTCCTACTTCCAAGGTCCTTTCTGATCTTTTTCTGTCAGCATACATCTTCATCCTTTCTTGAGCCTTGAGCAGGTTTCCTTTGATCTGGGCTGCAATCTGCTCTGTATTGAGAATGGAGGAAAAATCCTGGGCTAGATCAGCAGGGTATAGAGCAGCTTCAGACAACATATTTGGTGGTCTGTTATACAGGGCTTGGAAAGGAGTGAGTTGTAGTGAGGAGTGATAACTAGTGTTGTACCACCACTCAGCTAGAGGGAGCCAATGGAGCCATTTTTGTGGTTGTAAGAAGGCCATGCATCTCAAGTAGTTCTCCAAGCATTGATTGACTCTTTCTGTCTGCCCatcagactgaggatgataggatgTGCTCATATGGAGTTTAATGCCCAGCTTCTTGAACAATTCCTGCCACAGGTGGCTTGTGAATATCCTGTCTCTGTCAGTAACAATAACTGAAGGGAGTCCATGTAGTTTGAAGATATGTTTAGTGAATGCTTTTGCAACAATAGTGACAGTTATGGGGTGTTTCAGGGCAATGAAATGGCTGTATTTAGTGAACCTGTCCACCACTACCAGGATCATGTCCTTTGCTTGTGAGATGGGGAGGCCTTCCACAAAATCCATGCTGATGTGGCACCAAGCAAAGTCAGGGACTGGGAGAGGCTGCAAGAGACCAGGATATTTGCAATGTTCTGGCTTGTTAATCTGGCAAGTAGGGCACTGTTTGATGAAGTCCACAATAAACTTTTTCATGCTAGGCCAGTGGAAAAGGAGCTTCATTCTCTGGTATGTAGCTCTGTGTCCAGAGTGGCCACCCAGTTCAGAGTTGTGTAAGGCAGATACAAGTTTAGTTCTCAGGTCAGTGTTTAATCCAATGACAATTCTGTTTTTGTATCTCAACAATCCTTGCTTGAGAGAATAGTTAGGGACAACATTGTCAGAGATTGCCAGTTGTGACAGAAGATCCTTGCATATTTGACCATTGACATAACTCTGAACCACTTCAGTTAACCAGACTGGTTGAGCTTGACTTGCAATAAGTGCTTGCAATCTGTATTTGACTCTAGATAGGGCATCAGCAACTTtgttgttcttcccttgctagtATTCAATTCTGAAGGTGTACCCTAACAACTTGATCAATAGTTTGTGCTGGATTCCTTCTGTTAGCTTTTGCTCTTGTATATATCTCAAGCTCTGCTGATCAGTTCTTATCACCAGGGCAGAAGCAGCAAAATAGTGTTTCCAATGTTTAAGGGCTTCAATTATTGCTAGTGCCTCCTTATCATAAGTGGACATAGCAGCAACCTTTGGTCCAATGGTTTTGCTGAAATAGGAGAGGGGTCTACCTTCCTGCATTAGGACAGCACCAATACCATAAGCACATGCATCTGTTTCCAGTATGAAAGGCTGAGAAAAATCTGGTAAGGCTAACACTGGAGCTTGGGTCATCTTGTGTTTTAATGTATTAAAAGCATTCATTTGCTCAGACCCCCAAATGAAATTGTCTTTCTTCAGGGAGTGAAACAGAGGCTTGCAGATAAACCCATAATGCTGGATAAATCTTCTGTAGTAaccagttagtcccaaaaagcttCTCAATTGAGTGACATTTTCAGGTGTTGGCCACTGTGTGATTGCTTCAATTTTAGTAGGGTCAGTAGCAACTCCATCACCTCGGATGACATGTCCAAGATACTCCACTTTTGGTTGAGCAAAGGAGCACTTGCTCAATTTTGCAAACAGTTGATTAGATTTTAAAGCTTCTAGGACCAGTTCTAAGTGCTGCAAATGTTCCTTCATATTTTTgctgtagatgagaatatcatcaaagAAGACCAGGACAAACTTTCTTAAATAAGGAGCTAGGATGGTGTTCATGAGTAGTTGGAATGTTGCAGGAGCATTTGTTAAGCCAAAGGGCATCACCAAGTACTCATAATGCCCACAGTGTGtactgaaagcagtcttttcaaTGTCTTCCTCCTTCATTCGTATCTGGTGATAGCCACTTCTTAGGTCTAACTTAGAGAACACTGTTGCTCCCTTTAGTTCATCCAAGAGATCTTCAATAACAGGGattggatatttgttctttactgTTTGCTCATTAACTTTTCTGAAGTCATTAACCAATCTCCATGTCATGTCCTTCTTCTTTACTAAGAGAGCTGGTGAGGAATAAGGGCTATTGCTGTCTCTTATTACCTTAGACTTGATCATGTCCTGCACTATACTTTCCATTGCATCTTTTTGGTGACGTGGGAGTCTATAAGGCCTCTGATTAATCACTTTAGCTTGAGGTGT
This genomic stretch from Hordeum vulgare subsp. vulgare chromosome 6H, MorexV3_pseudomolecules_assembly, whole genome shotgun sequence harbors:
- the LOC123405125 gene encoding ethylene-responsive transcription factor 1-like, with amino-acid sequence MCGGASLEDAKVPVVARKVTGATLWTEKKKPRQGGGGGRRFTGLGGCRGLGRDDNEEDFEADFQEFKAYSGDSDLELRRSRVDEKDDDDEVVEIKPFAVVKRPLSQDGLSTMTTAGFDGPSAKRKRKNQFRGIRQRPWGKWAAEIRDPSKGVRVWLGTFNSAEAAARAYDVEARRIRGKKAKVNFPEEPATPQKRRARPAPPKAPKPSATQEPAVNNLANPSAFVYPSADFASNQPLALPYNMSFVPAMNSAAPVEASVMNLYSDQGSNSVGFSDLVWDFDTKTPDISPIAPISTTAEGAESALVQSDAYNPVVIAEVPESVLVQSNTYNSVVPPVMENNDADSEPWMKFLSDDGMDESIDSLLNFGVPQDVIGNMDLWSFDDMPICGELC